A genome region from Euphorbia lathyris chromosome 4, ddEupLath1.1, whole genome shotgun sequence includes the following:
- the LOC136227075 gene encoding uncharacterized protein, with amino-acid sequence MYARWSAFVDKFPYQLLHRAGQQNKVADALSRRIALLKTVALELVDFEHIKEEYEEDPNFGLEWEKCRRGTEESGYQLVDGFLMRGSQLCLPNTSIWERVIRKLHGGVLGGHFGRDKTFETVNSRYYWPRVRRDVAYIMEQCEECQSSKGHATNAELRMHLPILETIWEDLSMDFVLGLPRTQRGMDSIFVVVDRFSKMTHFIPCRKTNDATAIAKLFFREVVRLHGVPKSIVSDRDTKFDLSLWKLEGTLPTKESGAESDSFKEGENDEGILSLSPSPEPRDENSKNWENQPKMSMEEISSVHNCSCCQHIPPLDFFSTHPFHCCQCCPSCPYCQQNRLAFGFCVPTCSSCPQQYPPSSTNITGGTPNSGGSQSSGNTGGTPKGGGGQPSGNTGGQPSGNAGGTNTNKGQSSSNIGGTGTSGGQSSGDKKTGRGQLTSGDGGSGTPDKKGSSTLEGRNKIQSKLEIKNPIGTNRSWSDPKLYASGVQTLVPTFAAAAAVPSLIVRAVGGSNVEKAQVIQASLFTMGISTLLQVWFGTRLPVLMKPSRNFTIPVIVIALSSASRYSTGRYSKIDNTLDFNAQIFKESIKRLQGATIIGAIFQIIIGFSCLGEIFARYLSPLSTVPLLTLTGIGLFTSAFSVLANCNTGLGLPALVVLVFSTQYLPQIWKSKKEFLDQYSVSFSVAILWGYAEILNRAGAYNNAASYTSQGIESSCANNSGVVDAAPWFKIPLPFPYGGPTFEVGDAFLIMAACFVDAIESAGTYIATSRLAGAAPIPPFVLSRAIGLQGIGTLVDALLGTGGGSTASVEQAGLVGLTQIGSRRVIQVSAIVMLLCSIIGKLGALLASIPLPIEVALQMVLLPYVASTGLDYLQFCNMNSFRLIFIIGFSVFMGLSVPQYFYEYVVLTGQGPVRSSSTWFNDTVRVTFSSAPTVGVIVAFILDRTHRPKDCSTQRDSGWDWKDIWDETGHIDSTYSIISSVDDLCS; translated from the exons ATGTATGCTAGATGGTCCGCTTTCGTGGATAAGTTTCCTTATCAACTTCTTCACAGGGCGGGTCAACAAAACAAAGTGGCGGATGCCTTGAGCCGTAGGATAGCCCTCTTGAAAACAGTGGCTTTGGAGTTAGTGGATTTTGAGCACATCAAGGAAGAATATGAGGAGGATCCGAACTTTGGGCTTGAATGGGAGAAATGTAGGAGAGGTACCGAAGAGAGTGGGTATCAATTAGTGGATGGGTTCCTCATGAGGGGCAGCCAATTGTGTCTTCCAAACACATCCATATGGGAAAGAGTGATCCGAAAGTTACACGGAGGGGTGTTGGGGGGACACTTTGGAAGAGACAAAACCTTTGAAACGGTTAACTCCCGTTACTATTGGCCTAGAGTAAGGAGGGATGTGGCGTACATCATGGAGCAATGTGAGGAGTGCCAATCTTCCAAGGGGCATGCTACTAATGCCGAATTACGCATGCATCTTCCAATACTGGAGACCATTTGGGAAGATCTCTCCATGGACTTTGTGTTAGGGTTACCGAGAACGCAACGAGGTATGGACTCCATCTTTGTGGTGGTAGATAGATTCTCGAAGATGACCCACTTCATCCCGTGTAGGAAGACTAATGACGCCACCGCCATCGCCAAGTTGTTTTTCCGTGAGGTAGTGAGGCTACATGGGGTTCCGAAGAGCATAGTGTCGGATAGGGATACGAAGTTT gaTCTTAGCTTGTGGAAGCTGGAGGGAACGTTGCCAACCAAGGAATCGGGGGCGGAGTCCGACTCtttcaaagaaggggagaatgatgagggcatcctttCACTAAGCCCGAGCCCGGAGCCAAGAGACGAGAATAGTAAGAACTGGGAAAACCAGCCCA AAATGTCAATGGAGGAAATAAGCAGTGTCCATAACTGTAGTTGCTGCCAACATATACCTCCATTGGATTTCTTCTCTACTCATCCATTCCATTGCTGCCAATGCTGCCCTTCTTGCCCTTATTGCCAACAGAATAGACTTGCTTTTGGTTTCTGTGTCCCTACATGTTCTTCTTGCCCACAACAATATCCTCCATCTTCAACTAATATCACTGGAGGAACCCCGAACAGCGGCGGAAGTCAATCTTCAGGTAACACGGGAGGAACCCCAAAGGGCGGCGGAGGTCAACCTTCAGGTAACACTGGAGGTCAACCTTCCGGTAATGCTGGAGGaacaaacaccaacaaaggTCAATCTTCAAGTAATATTGGAGGAACCGGTACTAGCGGAGGTCAATCTTCAG GTGATAAAAAAACTGGTAGAGGTCAATTAACGTCTGGTGATGGAGGATCTGGAACGCCTGATAAAAAGGGTTCGAGTACTTTGGAGGGGAGGAATAAAATTCAATCGAAGCTGGAAATCAAAAATCCTATAGGAACAAATCGTTCTTGGA GTGATCCAAAACTTTATGCGTCCGGAGTTCAGACTCTGGTACCGACCTTCGCGGCGGCAGCGGCGGTTCCGTCCCTAATCGTACGCGCGGTGGGCGGAAGCAAT GTAGAAAAAGCTCAAGTGATTCAAGCTTCCCTCTTCACTATGGGGATAAGCACACTTCTCCAAGTTTGGTTTGGTACTCGCCTTCCTGTATTGATGAAACCATCCAGAAATTTCACTATTCCTGTTATTGTCATTGCTTTGTCATCAGCTAGCAGATACAGCACAGGAAGATATAGTAAAATTGATAACACGCTTGATTTTAATGCTCAG ATTTTTAAAGAATCCATTAAACGCCTGCAAGGAGCAACCATAATTGGGGCAATTTTTCAAATCATCATTGGGTTCTCTTGTTTAGGGGAGATATTTGCGAG GTATCTCAGCCCTTTATCTACTGTTCCTCTTCTAACCCTAACCGGAATTGGGCTCTTTACGAGTGCATTCTCagtg CTTGCAAACTGTAATACTGGTCTTGGACTTCCAGCTTTGGTTGTTCTGGTTTTCTCAACTCAG TATCTTCCCCAAATATGGAAATCAAAAAAGGAGTTCCTTGATCAATACTCAGTGTCATTCTCGGTTGCAATTTTATGGGGCTATGCAGAGATTTTGAATCGAGCTGGTGCATACAATAATGCTGCAAGTTATACAAGTCAAGGAATAGAATCTAGTTGTGCTAATAATTCTGGGGTAGTTGATGCTGCTCCTTG GTTTAAGATTCCGCTTCCATTTCCATATGGTGGTCCAACTTTTGAAGTTGGTGATGCCTTTCTAATCATGGCTGCTTGTTTTGTGGATGCTATTGAG TCCGCTGGAACCTATATTGCAACTTCGAGATTAGCAGGTGCAGCTCCTATTCCACCCTTTGTGCTGAGTCGTGCGATTGGCTTGCAG GGAATCGGAACTTTGGTAGATGCATTACTCGGTACAGGAGGTGGATCCACAGCTTCAGT TGAACAAGCAGGTCTTGTGGGATTAACACAAATAGGAAGCAGGCGGGTCATTCAAGTATCGGCAATTGTGATGCTTTTATGTTCCATCATAG GGAAACTCGGGGCTCTTCTTGCATCTATACCGTTGCCAATTGAGGTAGCTTTGCAAATGGTGCTATTACCCTACGTCG CTTCAACTGGTCTTGATTATCTTCAGTTCTGCAACATGAATAGCTTCAGATTAATATTCATCATAGGTTTTTCTGTCTTCATGGGCTTGTCTGTGCCTCAGTACTTTTACGAATATGTCGTACTTACAGGCCAGGGCCCTGTTCGATCCAGCTCCACCTGG TTCAACGACACAGTGCGAGTGACTTTCTCATCAGCACCGACTGTCGGGGTTATTGTCGCATTCATTTTGGATCGCACTCATAGACCTAAAGACTGCTCAACTCAAAGGGATAGTGGCTGGGATTGGAAGGATATATGGGATGAGACTGGCCATATTGATTCAACCTATTCAATAATTTCCAGTGTAGATGATTTATGCTCCTAA
- the LOC136227033 gene encoding protein SOB FIVE-LIKE 5-like isoform X2, producing MNAFASECTSGCESGWTLYLEQSFLSPATTSSRMVDITIAAGNFCGKKETDIQEQQQQEDDLSMLSDASSGPPHFNEDETYFNFDNNVGGGGGGGRKSCGGKRRKERVKSRSEKQEAVDDTASSPAFNLSKSNFILPNNNNPDYSQDFSATHFEGRSAYQAQFGYVQPSQSGNQLQNNQWY from the exons atgaatgcTTTTGCTTCAGAATGTACTAGCGGCTGCGAGTCTGGCTGGACACTGTATTTAGAACAATCTTTTCTTTCGCCTGCTACGACGTCGTCTCGTATGGTTGATATAACAATCGCCGCCGGTAATTTCTGCGGCAAGAAAGAGACCGATATTCaagaacaacaacaacaagaaGACGATTTATCTATGCTCTCCGATGCTTCTTCCGGTCCTCCTCATTTCAATGAAGATGAAACTTACTTCAACTTCGATAACAATGTCGGCGGCGGCGGCGGTGGTGGCCGGAAAAGTTGTGGTGGTAAAAGGAGGAAAGAACGTGTAAAGAGTAGAAGTGAGAAACAAGAAGCTGTTGATGATACTGCTAGTTCTCCTGCATTTAACTTAtccaag AGTAATTTTATTCTACCCAACAATAATAATCCAGATTATTCACAAGATTTTTCTGCTACCCATTTTGAG GGGAGATCTGCATATCAAGCACAATTTGGTTATGTACAGCCTTCTCAATCTGGAAATCAACTCCAGAATAACCA GTGGTATTAA
- the LOC136227033 gene encoding protein SOB FIVE-LIKE 5-like isoform X1 codes for MNAFASECTSGCESGWTLYLEQSFLSPATTSSRMVDITIAAGNFCGKKETDIQEQQQQEDDLSMLSDASSGPPHFNEDETYFNFDNNVGGGGGGGRKSCGGKRRKERVKSRSEKQEAVDDTASSPAFNLSKSNFILPNNNNPDYSQDFSATHFEGRSAYQAQFGYVQPSQSGNQLQNNQLSIFN; via the exons atgaatgcTTTTGCTTCAGAATGTACTAGCGGCTGCGAGTCTGGCTGGACACTGTATTTAGAACAATCTTTTCTTTCGCCTGCTACGACGTCGTCTCGTATGGTTGATATAACAATCGCCGCCGGTAATTTCTGCGGCAAGAAAGAGACCGATATTCaagaacaacaacaacaagaaGACGATTTATCTATGCTCTCCGATGCTTCTTCCGGTCCTCCTCATTTCAATGAAGATGAAACTTACTTCAACTTCGATAACAATGTCGGCGGCGGCGGCGGTGGTGGCCGGAAAAGTTGTGGTGGTAAAAGGAGGAAAGAACGTGTAAAGAGTAGAAGTGAGAAACAAGAAGCTGTTGATGATACTGCTAGTTCTCCTGCATTTAACTTAtccaag AGTAATTTTATTCTACCCAACAATAATAATCCAGATTATTCACAAGATTTTTCTGCTACCCATTTTGAG GGGAGATCTGCATATCAAGCACAATTTGGTTATGTACAGCCTTCTCAATCTGGAAATCAACTCCAGAATAACCAGTTaagtatttttaattaa